A genomic segment from Abyssibacter profundi encodes:
- the hemJ gene encoding protoporphyrinogen oxidase HemJ translates to MLWIKAFHVILMVTWFAGLFYLPRLFVYHAQAADPIGQDRFKTMERKLLAIMTIGAVGTVLTGLWLLLGWWAAALPQAGWLHVKLTAVIALIAYHLWLWKVVRVFAADANRRSDRFYRIMNEVPAILLIAIVIMAMVKPF, encoded by the coding sequence ATGCTCTGGATTAAAGCTTTTCACGTCATTCTGATGGTCACGTGGTTTGCCGGCCTGTTCTACCTGCCACGACTATTCGTTTACCACGCGCAGGCGGCCGACCCGATCGGGCAGGATCGGTTCAAGACCATGGAGCGCAAACTGCTTGCCATCATGACCATTGGAGCCGTCGGAACCGTGCTGACAGGACTCTGGCTGCTGCTTGGTTGGTGGGCGGCTGCCTTGCCGCAGGCGGGCTGGCTACACGTGAAGCTCACCGCGGTCATCGCGCTGATCGCCTACCACCTATGGCTTTGGAAGGTGGTCCGTGTGTTTGCTGCGGATGCCAATCGCCGATCCGATCGCTTTTATCGGATCATGAATGAAGTGCCGGCAATTCTGTTGATCGCCATCGTGATCATGGCAATGGTCAAGCCGTTCTAG
- a CDS encoding RNA pyrophosphohydrolase, which translates to MIDADGFRANVGIIIANDKGELLIAKRIGQDAWQFPQGGISRGESPRQAMYRELHEELGLDPDDVECLGRTERWLRYRLPKRFVRRNKRPLCIGQKQIWYLLRLRSDESAIRFDAHDEPEFERWQWVGPDEPAERVIFFKRDVYRRALNELGPLIQPPTG; encoded by the coding sequence GTGATCGACGCAGACGGCTTTCGTGCCAACGTCGGAATCATCATCGCCAATGATAAGGGTGAGTTGTTAATCGCCAAGCGAATTGGCCAGGATGCCTGGCAATTTCCGCAGGGCGGGATCAGCCGGGGTGAGTCGCCACGGCAGGCGATGTACCGAGAATTGCACGAAGAACTGGGGCTGGACCCCGATGATGTCGAGTGTCTCGGACGCACCGAGCGCTGGTTGCGGTATCGCCTGCCCAAACGCTTTGTCCGCCGCAACAAGCGGCCGTTATGCATCGGTCAGAAGCAGATCTGGTATCTGTTGCGGCTGCGCAGCGACGAGTCAGCCATTCGGTTCGATGCCCATGACGAGCCGGAGTTCGAGCGCTGGCAGTGGGTTGGGCCGGACGAGCCCGCCGAGCGGGTGATTTTCTTCAAGCGGGATGTCTACCGCCGCGCATTGAACGAATTGGGGCCGCTGATTCAGCCGCCGACCGGCTAG
- a CDS encoding (2Fe-2S)-binding protein, protein MIVCVCNRVSDREIRERVQASPCALRDLRRELCVGTQCAKCLPTALDVMREAAPVPAAESNLSRVV, encoded by the coding sequence ATGATCGTCTGTGTCTGCAATCGAGTCTCCGACCGCGAAATCCGTGAGCGCGTGCAGGCGTCGCCCTGTGCGTTACGCGATTTACGGCGTGAGCTTTGTGTGGGGACGCAGTGTGCCAAGTGCCTGCCCACGGCCCTGGACGTGATGCGCGAGGCCGCGCCGGTACCGGCTGCCGAGTCCAATCTCTCGCGCGTCGTTTGA
- a CDS encoding HAD family hydrolase produces the protein MARNLALFDLDNTLLLGDSDYSWGEFLVREGLVDAQDYFEKNRAFHEDYKAGQLDMNAFFAFSLQPLIDHGVTTLQALRPKFMETVVKPMIAPGAAALLDAHAADFRVIITATSSFITQPIAEHFGVDLLIATDPEIVDGCATGRIAGTPCYQAGKITKLQDWLASSAQAFEQSWFYSDSINDLPLLEWSDHPHAVHPDDRLRAIAEARNWPILSLETA, from the coding sequence ATGGCCCGCAACTTGGCACTTTTCGACCTGGACAACACCTTGCTGCTGGGGGACTCAGACTACAGCTGGGGCGAGTTTCTTGTTCGGGAAGGACTGGTCGATGCGCAGGACTATTTCGAAAAAAATCGAGCATTCCACGAGGACTACAAGGCCGGCCAACTCGACATGAATGCGTTCTTTGCCTTCAGCCTACAGCCCTTAATTGATCACGGGGTCACGACGCTGCAAGCACTGCGCCCCAAGTTCATGGAGACCGTGGTCAAACCGATGATCGCGCCCGGTGCAGCCGCGCTGCTGGACGCACACGCAGCGGACTTCCGCGTCATCATTACGGCCACCAGCAGCTTCATCACCCAACCGATTGCCGAGCATTTCGGCGTGGACCTGCTGATTGCCACGGATCCAGAGATCGTCGATGGCTGCGCCACCGGCCGCATCGCGGGTACGCCCTGCTACCAGGCGGGAAAGATCACCAAGCTACAAGACTGGCTGGCATCGAGCGCGCAGGCGTTTGAACAGAGCTGGTTCTATTCCGACTCCATTAACGACCTGCCGCTGCTGGAATGGTCAGATCATCCGCATGCCGTCCATCCGGATGA